Proteins co-encoded in one Bacillus paramycoides genomic window:
- the hypF gene encoding carbamoyltransferase HypF, whose translation MKKVINVFIKKYQVKGIVQGVGFRPFVYRIAKKYHLNGWVLNDSNGVLIEVEGEQNNITHFIHDIEFNSPELAYVQEVKLIEEQESNNRYSSFDILSSQKHSSRQTLISPDTYVCNECLEELFDPTNRRFRYPFINCTNCGPRYSIIKDIPYDRPYTTMVKFPMCKECDKEYKDILDRRFHAQPNACWKCGPQVQLKTADGTNVPTDNPIEKTIDLLKKGKILAIKGLGGYHLVVDPMNHEVVKELRKRKKRDEKPFALMSSQLDDVKNFAEITKNEEALLVSKERPIVLLNKKKNEYISSDVAPNNNTYGVMLAYTPLHHLILRENFIALIATSANVSDEPIVYKDGDAIEELKGIADYYLVHNREIFTRVDDSIVRGIDLDDEITKLQIIRRARGYVPNPIDFKEGSTNVLALGAELKNTICLTKGEKAFISHHIGDLKNYKIYESFKNTIAHLQKIFEISPSVIASDLHPDFYSTKYAFDQKVLPVIQVQHHHAHMASCMVDNQLDGPVLGVILDGTGYGDDGNIWGGEFLIGDFLNYERAAYIDYFQLPGGDKAVKEPYRIALGILTQIYGEQVKELPIKIISERNNFELDVLIKMIQKGINSPLTSSMGRLFDAVSALLGVRETVQYEGQAAIELEQAIDINNSSNPLLSYEIVASNGIRKIDIKPMFKELVSLILKNKYTKGELSYRFHYTMVQMITETCKQIRQETGINTLVLSGGVFLNKFLLVETYKSLKACKFEVYMHKQVPTNDGGISLGQAAIAAHRYKEMHSV comes from the coding sequence ATGAAAAAGGTAATAAATGTGTTTATAAAAAAGTATCAAGTTAAAGGCATTGTGCAAGGTGTTGGTTTTAGACCTTTCGTATATAGAATAGCAAAAAAGTATCATCTAAACGGATGGGTGTTAAATGATTCAAATGGAGTGCTTATAGAAGTAGAAGGGGAACAAAATAATATTACGCATTTTATTCATGACATAGAATTTAATTCCCCAGAATTGGCTTATGTGCAAGAGGTTAAATTGATAGAGGAACAAGAATCTAATAATCGTTATAGCTCTTTTGATATTTTGAGTAGCCAAAAACATAGCAGTAGGCAAACTTTAATATCTCCTGATACTTATGTATGTAATGAATGTTTAGAAGAATTATTTGATCCAACGAATAGAAGGTTTCGTTATCCATTTATTAATTGTACAAATTGTGGACCTAGATATTCAATAATAAAAGATATTCCTTATGATAGACCGTATACTACAATGGTAAAATTTCCTATGTGCAAAGAGTGTGATAAAGAATACAAAGACATATTGGATCGGAGATTCCATGCACAACCAAATGCTTGCTGGAAATGTGGACCACAAGTTCAATTGAAAACAGCAGATGGTACAAATGTCCCCACTGATAATCCAATAGAAAAAACAATTGATTTGTTAAAAAAGGGGAAAATCCTAGCTATTAAAGGGTTAGGTGGATATCACTTAGTTGTAGATCCAATGAATCATGAAGTTGTAAAAGAATTAAGAAAAAGAAAAAAACGGGATGAAAAACCTTTTGCTTTAATGTCATCTCAATTAGATGATGTGAAAAATTTTGCTGAAATAACAAAAAATGAAGAAGCTTTATTAGTATCTAAAGAACGACCAATTGTGCTATTGAACAAAAAGAAAAATGAGTATATTTCTTCAGATGTTGCACCTAATAATAATACCTATGGGGTAATGTTAGCCTATACACCACTTCATCATCTCATTTTAAGAGAGAATTTTATTGCATTAATAGCTACGAGCGCCAATGTTTCTGATGAACCAATTGTATATAAAGATGGAGATGCAATTGAGGAGCTAAAAGGAATTGCAGATTATTATTTAGTACACAATAGGGAGATATTCACTAGAGTAGATGACTCTATTGTTAGGGGTATTGATTTAGATGATGAAATAACAAAACTACAAATAATTCGTCGCGCTAGAGGTTATGTACCAAACCCAATTGATTTTAAAGAAGGATCAACTAATGTACTAGCTTTAGGAGCAGAATTAAAGAATACGATTTGCTTAACTAAAGGTGAAAAAGCTTTTATTAGTCATCATATTGGCGATTTAAAAAACTATAAAATTTATGAATCGTTTAAAAATACTATAGCTCACTTACAAAAAATCTTTGAAATCAGTCCTTCTGTAATTGCAAGTGATCTTCATCCTGATTTTTATAGTACAAAATATGCATTTGATCAAAAAGTTTTACCAGTTATACAGGTTCAGCATCATCATGCCCATATGGCTTCTTGTATGGTTGATAATCAATTAGATGGTCCTGTTTTAGGAGTTATTTTAGATGGTACGGGTTATGGTGATGATGGGAATATTTGGGGTGGAGAATTTTTAATCGGTGATTTTCTTAATTATGAAAGAGCGGCATATATCGATTACTTTCAGCTGCCAGGCGGTGATAAAGCTGTTAAAGAACCGTATAGAATTGCTTTAGGAATATTGACGCAAATATATGGTGAACAAGTCAAAGAATTACCAATAAAGATAATTTCAGAGCGAAATAATTTTGAACTAGATGTACTTATAAAAATGATTCAAAAAGGAATTAATTCTCCTCTTACTTCAAGTATGGGAAGGCTTTTTGATGCTGTTTCAGCACTATTGGGTGTCCGTGAAACAGTCCAATATGAAGGGCAGGCTGCTATTGAGTTGGAGCAAGCGATTGATATCAATAATTCTTCCAATCCTTTATTATCTTATGAAATAGTTGCTTCGAATGGAATTAGAAAAATTGATATAAAACCTATGTTTAAAGAGTTGGTATCTTTGATACTTAAAAATAAGTATACCAAGGGTGAATTGAGCTATCGTTTTCATTATACAATGGTTCAAATGATTACAGAAACCTGTAAACAAATTCGTCAAGAAACAGGGATTAATACACTAGTTCTTAGTGGGGGAGTATTTTTAAATAAGTTTTTACTTGTAGAAACATATAAGTCACTTAAGGCTTGTAAATTCGAGGTTTACATGCACAAACAAGTACCTACCAATGATGGGGGAATCTCTCTTGGTCAAGCAGCAATAGCAGCTCATCGCTATAAAGAAATGCATTCGGTATAA
- the hypE gene encoding hydrogenase expression/formation protein HypE: MKLTKDLENIILDHGTGGLLSHDLISSIITAKLEDVHLGKMEDSAILEVSSRRLAMTTDSFVIDPIFFGEGNIGKVAVCGTVNDLAVSGAKPLYLSLALVLEEGFPIKDLEEILDSIRETAKEAGVYIVAGDTKVVKKGEVDKIFINTTGIGVFEGDVSPFSVNSIQEGDDIIITGQLGNHSIHILSIREGLGFEQRINSDCAPLNHMISELKNHFGDSIHCMRDITRGGLGTVLNEVSETINTGIKIQEKDIPMLAETIMAADMLGVNPMYLANEGNVCMFVSPEVSEEVVRVLKNTKYGKEAAVIGKVTQTQERQVLMEAKSGELKLIELLYGAELPRLC; encoded by the coding sequence ATGAAATTAACTAAAGATTTAGAAAATATAATTTTAGATCATGGAACAGGAGGACTATTGAGCCATGATTTAATTAGTTCAATTATTACTGCAAAACTAGAAGATGTTCACCTTGGAAAAATGGAGGATAGTGCCATTCTTGAGGTAAGTAGTAGAAGATTGGCGATGACAACAGACTCTTTTGTTATTGATCCTATCTTTTTTGGTGAAGGAAATATAGGTAAAGTAGCAGTTTGTGGAACGGTTAATGATTTAGCGGTTAGTGGTGCAAAACCACTTTATCTATCATTGGCATTAGTACTAGAAGAGGGTTTTCCAATTAAAGATTTGGAAGAAATATTAGATTCTATAAGAGAGACCGCGAAAGAAGCTGGCGTGTATATTGTTGCTGGTGATACAAAAGTTGTTAAAAAAGGTGAAGTAGACAAAATCTTTATTAATACAACTGGAATAGGAGTTTTTGAAGGAGATGTATCACCATTTTCAGTAAATTCTATTCAAGAAGGTGACGATATCATTATAACAGGACAACTAGGAAACCATAGTATACATATCCTTTCCATAAGAGAAGGATTAGGGTTTGAACAGAGAATAAATAGTGATTGTGCACCATTAAATCATATGATTTCAGAGTTAAAAAACCATTTTGGTGATTCTATACATTGTATGCGAGATATTACAAGAGGCGGGTTAGGTACAGTTTTAAATGAAGTTTCAGAAACAATTAATACTGGAATAAAAATACAAGAAAAAGATATTCCTATGTTAGCAGAAACTATTATGGCTGCCGACATGTTAGGTGTTAATCCTATGTATCTAGCTAATGAGGGTAATGTTTGTATGTTTGTGTCTCCAGAGGTAAGTGAAGAAGTTGTGAGAGTACTAAAAAATACTAAATATGGTAAAGAAGCTGCGGTAATTGGTAAAGTTACTCAAACACAAGAAAGACAAGTGCTAATGGAAGCAAAATCAGGTGAATTAAAACTTATTGAGTTATTATATGGGGCAGAATTACCTCGATTATGTTAG